The window AATCTTTTTATGATTTTATAAgacaataaaccatataaaaatcaagacacaaaaaaaaaaaaaaaggataaagGACCATAACGTTTTAATAGATAAAAATTACATCAACAGCAACAACATGAAATTTATATATCAAATCCAAAATATGACCCCAAATCTCttgtaattttttaaaataaaatgcaAACAAACATCAAAtacataaaacaaaaaacaagaaCTAACCAAAAAACAAACATGGCATTGGAATTCCATTCCAATTTTACTCCTTCAttccttcatcatcatcatcatcatcatcttcaccatAATCATCATCACTCAACTTAATATCAGCAAGCAATTCCTCCAAAGGCACAgaaggggcattttcgtcatcaTCCAAAACCGACCCCATTTCCGATTTCTGATACTCCTCATTTCTATAAAGCGAAATATTAAATCTCAACTCCGGATTCTCTTCAAGATCCCTACAAAACTGTTCATACTCATTATTCATCTTTTCCAAATCTACCCTTCCACCTCTAGTCTCACCATTATCCACCTCCATATTCAAAGATTTCAACTTCCAAGCCCTCGGCTTCCCTCGTTTCTTTATTCTCCTTTCTTCATAACTCTTTTTTACCAAAATAACCTCAGGAATCGAAAGCCCTTTATACTTATCAATCTCAATATCATTACTATTCGCTGCATGTAAATCATACCCTAATGCAAAATCCCCAGGATTCAACAAATGCCCCAAATGAGTCCTCACAAAAAAAATCGTATCATTCTTTCCAAAATCAGAAACCCTTGCCACCTGTACATCCGCCATAACATATTTCGACCCACTAACATTCACTTCATGTGAAATTAACTCAACATCCAAAACTATATACTCCACTAACTGTTTAGAAGATAAAAGTGAAGTGAAATTCGTCCTCCAATATTGTTCAGCATCAAGAAAACAGTTTCTCAAAGTCAAAGGGTCAAGAAACGCGATTGAGTTTGTGATTTTCGTGCATAAAACCAAAGGGCCAATGTTTCCAAGGGTAGAAGCGACTTTTGGCGGAAGACATACAAGATCTTCGCGACAGATTGGAGAAATTTCAACCGAAAATGTGTACTTATAATGATAATTGTTGCTTTTAGTATCGTGTGACACGAGTTGTTTATCGTTTCGGCTTTTAATTGGAGCAACTTTTTGAACAAATTCCACGAATTTAACTGCGTGACTACGATTGGAGAAGAAGAAATCAATACCTCGATCCATTTGTTTGATTCTGATTGCACGAACAGCAGCATCATGTTTGAGGATAAGTTGTTCTAAGTAAAAGAATGTTCTTCTGTGAGCTACTTGTTGTCTTAATTGAACAGCTGCAACCCATTGATCAGGATTGGCTTGAACACGTGAACATGACTCACACATTTGATCTTGAACCACGTATTCGACTATGTAAGATTGTTCAAGAacagctccattaagaacttctTTTTGgactttgagtttgactttgaggcgTTTAGAATGTGGTTCAGTCCAGATGAATTCAGCATGGATTAATCGGAGGACTTTGTTGAGGTTTTTTAGTCTTTTCACACAGAAAGTTAGGAGCTCTTTGGATTCGAGTTGGGCTTTGAGCCATGTTCTTGGTGGTTGAAGGTATGTGTCACATTCAGGGCAGTGGATTATGATTACGTGTTTTTGTAAGCCTTCTGTTATGTCTACTTCTGATCTGAGGCATTTCACACACATGTTGGCTGCATTTGGAGCCATTGGAATCCCACATTTGCAGCATAGAACACTGCCTATGGTTTGTGCCACTGTAAACATTCCTCCTGTTTCTTGACTAGTCATTTCTGTCATGtcaatatatataaacaaaaggaTTAGATTAATCACTTTTTCAATATCAGTCATTGATGGCATGAATCATGATTGGCGCATAGTAGAAATTATCCATATGTAATCGAAATTGTGAACCAAAGTACAGGGGATAATAATAATCGCATCTTTCAATTGATAAAATTGTGCACTTGTTGTAAAATAAACAAATAGGCTGCACAAAATTGTGTTTGTATAGGTTAAACTTTgttaattttgatgtttttggaaCATTCGTATGTGGATTTGTAGCTGGAGATTCATATGGCTAGCTAATATAGCCGATTTGATATCAAAATTCGAGCGATAAGGTTATGTAACAGTTGTAAGGTCTGTATGTATCCTTATTGGATCAATTATACATAAGAGGTGCAATATAACAAGCTAATAGTTGATAATctgaatcaaaaatgaaattactGTGTAATCGAATTGAATTGGAAAAGGTAAGAGATACAAAGAACAAGAAGAAATACCGATAGAATGAAAAGCAACGAGCGTAGTCGAAAGAGAAGCGTTCCGGTGAAGAGAAGAGAACGAAAGGGTTTTATGGTTTTAGGGTTTTCAAGAGGCGGTTGaggtttttatatttttcaataattttgattttttttagtaaATAAAGCCTACTGCGTAAGGAATGACGTGAAAGGCCCAAACACGGTTCATCCAAAGAAAGGCCTAAAAAGGATTTTTCAAACGCTAAACAAATTGGTTCTCTCGAGCAAAATGGAAGCTTCTATAGCGGAGGATGGAGCACGATTGCAGTCGACTGTGTTCACACATAGATACATATACATATCAAATTCCAGTTACATGATTGGGTAATAATATCATACCATTTTAGTTTTGTTAGGTGTGTGAACCTTAATATGATTTTGTATTTGATTAAAAAAGATGATTGTATTATTTTTTGTGCTTGATAAACGAGTTTTTGATGTTAAAGCGGTCGTCATGATTTTATAACAACACGATAAATTATTGCTAAATGTTTGATATCATCTTTAAGTTCTAAATTTTTAGTTTATACCGTTAAAACTAAAatatctaaaatatttttatcaaataataCTACCGAAAAATAAGgataacaattaaaataaattggTTCATTTCAAAATCTTTATGTTTTTTTATCTCTTAGAATTATGAGAACATTAACATCAGTACCGATTCTAAATAAAAGTTTAATAGTGATTTATACTAAACTAATAtgaaaaattttatatttttatcattCTAATAAATTtagattttgttgattttgaccgACACAAAAGTTCTTTTTTTCATTCTAATTGAGTATCCTTCAAAATAATAAAAGGTTCATCTTTTATAGATTATAGGAATACTTTATGTAGGTATTGTCTGATCAACTAAGTTTTGTTATATGTCATTTATATATTCTTCaatggaatttatttttttattatcataATCTTGTTGTTTATTGATATTTTTTCCAAAAATACTTTTTAGATAATAATTGTGAAAACCTACTCATCTTTAATTAGCTTTGAATTaagattttataagaaaatttacttcttttaataatgatGAACAGAAAAGAATCCATCTTATGATGATTATGGTTCAATATCGCAACTTACTGCATTATCTACGCATCTTAACATACTTTCTTTCAACATTATATACTTTCTTTCAACATTGTTtgtgtatatatttatttttgtttgtgtATATGTTTCTTTCAACAAATGtattatattataatttttttgtttagaAAAGTGTAGCACATTATAACTTTTATTTACGTTATATTATCTTAATTTGATTGTTTCCTATTACAATATTGTATCTTAaaatatttatctatttatagCATTTCTCTTGGAATTTAAAAATATACAAATTTCGGTTTCTTAAGTACATGTATTTATGTTTTTTGTCGTGATTTGATAGATTTTTCATAATATAAGGACATATCTTGCATTTTAGCTCTTTGATTTTAAAGTTTGGTACATattatctatgtttttaaggaCCTAATGCAAGAAATACTaacaaacttttcttttatttgtattataacATACTACTTTTGTTCTTTCCTTTGATTAATTAATGTTTCTTAAAGTCTTTAGAATAAATTCTTAATGTTTTCTTATTATTACTTACTTTCTTTTACTCAATCCATATAAAACtatctatttattttttatttcagtCAAATTCTATTCAAATTTATATTACATTGTATAAAATCAtgattttatcaaatatatagaaCATAGATTTAATATTCAatgtatatattaattttaactaattattataaatttaccGACAAAACTATTATCTTTGTAAATTGATATTTTTTTGTAACATTCCGATGATGATGTCTTTTCAATTTTAACCCTAAGTATGTAGAGTTATTGCATTTTAGCCTTTGTGCATGAGAAAGCTTGCAAAATGGCCCATAATGACATTTTTGTAATTATTGTGATGggctcacgtacgcggggcgtacctatCATACGTGGGGCATACGTGTGTGAGCCAcaaatcctaatttttagggtttagacctTATTTAACTAACTTTATGGCCTCTTAACCTCATTTCTCATCATCCTCCGACACCTTCTGATGCAGATGGAAATAGGGGGGCCACAAAGAATGCTACATCAAAATCGTTACTGGTATATTCTAGAAAAAAGGGACAAGGGCAAAAAGGGAAAACGAATGTTTAGTTGGTTACGCTGAGAATAGAATAAATAGGAGGAGAATAATTAGAGTGAGGTCATGCTTTTGATTTGTATTGAATTGTATTGGCTCCTGAAGATTTGTTTCAGTGAGAGAGGGAATCATTCCCTGGGCAATCTTCGGATTGATTTATCAATACACAATTAAGTTTTCTTTCATTTCTATATTCCATTCATTTTACTACTTGTTTACTGTTTCATTCTATATTAATCTGCATCATTGGTCCGACCTGCCGCTGACCTGCCGCCGGTGCCTCCATGGCTGCTACTCAATCAACCTCACAACGATTAGACGATCATGATGTTGTTCTTtctcaaattcaaattcaaatggGCGAAGTACAACTCAACATGGATTCGTTGCACAACAATTTTCAGAAAGCAGAACAAGAGAACGCTGCGTTTCGTAAACAAATGTTGGCTTGGATGAATCGCCACGAGAAACATACGTCATCTACTGGAATCGAGAGATCTGGCTCGGGATCTGGGTTTGGTCTCGTGTTTCCTCCACCGTCCCCTCCTCATCCCGACCAACCCTTCACACCGGTCAATAACACCCCTGATCCTCCACTTTTTGACCAGAAATCGTCGGGTTTACCATGGTCGGTGAAGAAAATTAAACTTTCTGAATTCAATGGTTTCGATCCTCAGGGATGGATCCAGAAGGCAACCCTTTTTTTTGACATCAACGGAACGCCTCCCCAATTTCGTTTACGACTCGCTCAACTAAGTATGGTGGGTGTTGCTCAACATTGGTTCACGATTGTTCTTCAACTTCACCCTTCTCTCTCCTGGGAACAATTTCAAGAGGAACTTCTACAACGTTTCAGTGGGTTGGAGGTACAAAATCCTTATATCCAGTTGGCACGGATTCAACAATCTGATTTAATTTTGGAATATATCGATGACTTTGAGTATCTACTTTCACTCGTTCCCAAGCTGCCTGAACGACAAGCCATCAGGTATTTTGTGGCGGGGCTACAAGATGACGTTCGTCGTTGGGTTTGTTTACAGCGCCCCCGAACGACGATGGAGGCGATGTACGTCGCCAAGGATGTAGAGGATCTACTCCGACCAATGACGGGTAATGTTTCTCAAACCCGTTTTCGATATTTGAATCGTTTCGGTGTATCCAATAGGTTTTTTCCTGAGTCCACTAAAGTTTTGGGTCCATCTCCTACTAAAGAGCCCATTACTAACAAATGGGGGACCAAACCTATCTCGGGTCAAGGGGAGATTACTCGCACACCCGTTAACCCTAAATCCTTTACGGCTCCTTCTTTGGGCATGGGAAAATTGGGGAATCGAGATAGGGGAATTCGTTCACTCACTCGTACAGAATGGGAAGAGCGACGCAAAAACGGGTTATGTTTCCGTTGTGGGTTGCAATACGGACCTGCTCACAAATGTGCTGAAGGTCAATTACGTGTTTTGTTATTGGGGGACGACGAAGACATCAATGTGATGGAGGACCAGCTGCTTCTTATGGACTCTTCCATACCCGACAGTCCAGCCCCAGAAATTGTTCCCGAAGGGTCGTGTTCAGCATTGGAGTTTGTTGGAGCTTCCAAGTTTGAGTCCGGAAGTCAAACACTCAAATTTGAGGGGTCTCTTCAAGGTATTCCTATTATTTTACTGGTTGATAGTGGTGCTACCCACAATTTTATTTCCAAACAGTTAGTGGAAGCTTTAAACTTCACTACTGATAGTTTTTCGGGTATTCGCATCAAGTTTGGTGATGGGTTTATGGTTCATGTCACTGAACGTTGTTTGAATTTATCTATCACCATTGGATTATGTGTTTTTCTTATCACGGCCTTGGTACTGGACACGGGATCTACGGATCTGATATTGGGAATGCCATGGTTACATTCGTTGGGGGAAGTAACTCATAATTGGCAAGCTGCGTAGATGAAATTTAAGTGGGACGGCCAGGAAATATTTCTTCAAGGATTATCTTCAGGTCACCGCTCCTCTATATCGCTGTAAAAGTGGCTGACTTCTGGTGGCCCTTTCCCTCACTCCTCTATGTCTTCCGGCCTTGGTGATTCAAATCAATTTGCTGTTATGATTCAACCGGATCCTCCTTTGGAACTTCAACACTTATTGGATACATGTGAGGGTATGTTTCACAATCCTACAGCCTTCCTCCTTCTCGTCCCCATGACCATTGCATCAATTTACTACACGATCATGCGCCGATTTGTGTCCGACCTTATCGCTATCCACACATCCAAAAAACAGAAATTGAAAAACAAGTGCGAGAATTGTTATCTTTGGGGATGATTCGGCCCAGTAAGAGTGCTTTTTCTAGCCCGGTGATTCTGGTCCGCAAGAAAGATGCTTCGTGGTGAATGTGTGTCGATTACCGCGCTTTGAACAAAGCCACCATTCCGGACAAATTTCCTATTCCCGTAGTCGAAGAGTTACTAGATGAACTGCACGGCTCCAATTTTTTCTCTAAACTGGATTTGAAGTCTGGCTATAATCAATTCCGCATTTACCCGGATAGCATTGATAAAACAGCTTTCCGCACGCATGAAGGCCATTATGAATatttggtgatgccttttgggttgATGAATGCTCCCTCAACATTTCAAGCAATCATGAATGATGTTTTTGGGCCATTATTACGACAAACTGTTGTGATATTctttgatgatattctggtatacaGTGCCACTTGGCAGGATCATTTACAAGATTTGGCTATGGTCTTCCATATATTGCAGCAACTTCAGTTTGTAGTCAATAAGAAGAAATGCCATTTTGCTCAAACAAAGGTGGATTACTAAGGGCATATTATCGACGGGAATGGAGTTGCGATGGATCCTCATAAGATTGAAGCAGTCGTGGACTGGCCAGTTCCAAAAAATATCAAGGGTCTTCGTGGTTTTCTTGGGCTCACAGGGTACCACCGAAAATTTGTTAAAGGTTATGGAAGCATTGCTCGCCCACTCACTGAGTTAACTAAGAAAGATGCTTTTGGTTGGAACAAGGAGGCTCAAGATGCGTTTGAGCGACTCAAAAATGCTCTCGTGACTGCCCTTGTTCTGACTCTTCCAGATTTCAATATTCCGTTCATCATTGAATGTGATGCCTCTAGTCGTGGAATCGGGGCAGTTCTCATGCAAAACAACCGCCCTATTGCGTATTTCAGCAAGGCGTTAAGTGACAGGTGCCTTGCCAAGTCGGCTTATGAACGTGAAATCATGGCATTAGTACTTGCAGTTCAAAATTGGAGATCATATCTGTTGGGCACAAAGTTTGTGGTGTATATGGATCAAAAAAGTCTTAAATTTCTTCTCAACCAGCGTATCACAACTCCAGATCAACAAAATTGGGTGGCAAAGCTCATGGGTTTCGATTTTGAGATATTTTACAAGCTGGGCCATGAAAATCGCGCTACGGATGCTTTGTCACGTCGCGTAGAGGAGGGGGAATTTTGTCAGGGAATTTCTACCCCTATTTGGATTCAAGGAGCTCAACTAATCAAGGAAGCACAACTGGATCTTGAGATTCAGAAAATCATTCAAGAGTGTGGTGATCAACCCTCACGCCACCCCGATTTTACTGTCAAACAGGGGGTTCTTTATTACAAGAATCGATTGGTCATCTCCTGTAATTCTACATTTATTCCATAATTATTGCAGGAATTTCATATGTCAGCCTCCGGTGGACACTCTGGTTATTATCGCACTTATCGACGACTTGCTAACAATTTGTACTGGCCGGGTATGATTGGGTGCGTGAAGGCTTTTGTTCGAGCTTGTGATGTGTGTCAGCGATGTAAGGCTAGCTCTTTAGTCCCAGGTGGTCTTTTACACCCTTTGGACATTCCAGCTGCAATTTGGGAGGAATTATCCATAGATTTCATTACGGGTCTTCCAAAGTCCAAAggttttgacacaatattggtgGTGGTTGATCGGCTGTCTAAATATAGTCATTTTCTTTTGCTAAAGCATCCTTATACTGCGAAATCTTTGGCAGAGCTATTTGTCCGTGAAGTGATTCGCCATCATGGAATACCTAAATCCATCGTGAGTGATCGCGATCCTCTTTTTTTTGAGCAATTTTTGGAAGGAAATCTTTTGCTTACAAGGGACAAAACTCAATATGAGCTCCGCTTATCATCCAGAATCAGATGGGCAAACTGAGGTGATAAATCGATGTCTTCAGGCTTATTTATGCTGCTTTGCGGTAGATCAACCTCGTTCTTGGGCTTCGTGGATTCCGTGGGCGGAGTTTTGGTATAATACTACGTTTCACGGGTCGACGGGTGTGTCCCCATTTGAGGTCGTTTATGGTCGAAAACCTCCAAGTGTGATCCAATTTGTACCCGGGGAAGTACGTGTTCCAGCAGTGGCTTTAGAACTCCAGGATCGTGACGCAGCTTTGAAGCAACTTCGTAATCATCTGACTCAGGCTCAAGCCACTATGAAAAACGCTGCAGATAAGAAGCGCCGAGACATTCACTTCAGCATGGGAGAATGGGTGTATGTGAAACTTAAACCGTACCGTCAATTGTCGGTTTCTCGTCGCATTCACCATAAGCTTGCAGCGAAATTTTTTGGTCCCTTTCAAGTCACAGCTAAAGTTGGTTCTGTTGCTTATAAATTGGCTCTTCCACCAACCTCCAAAGTGCATCCTGTGTTTCATGTTTCGCTTCTAAAAAAGGCGGTTCAAGCACCCACGGAACCGGTATTACCTCCAGAATTGGAATTAGGCCAAGAAGACATACTCATGCCTAAACGAGTATTGACCACTCGTCTTATACAGGACCAGCAAGATGAGCTCGAACAATGGTTAATTCACTGGGACGGTCAGGAAGAAGAAGACGCTACATGGGAGGACGCATCAATGATTCAAGGGCAGTTTCCTGAGTTGAGTCTTGAGGACAAGACTCATTTTGAAGGAGGGAGTAATGATGCAGATGGAAATAGGGGGACCACAAAGAATGCTACATCAAAACCGTTACTGGTATATTCTAGAAAAAGGGGACAAGGGCAAAAAGGGAAAACGAATGTTTAGTTGGTTACGCTGAGAATAGAATAAATAGGAGGAGAATAATTAGAGTGAGGTCATGCTTTTGATTTGTATTGAATTGTATTGGCTCCTGAAGATTTGTTTCAGTGAGAGAGGGAATcattctgtaacagcccggaatcccaggtattattaaaattatgtttttggggtgatttaagaggggactcggcgagttggagcctagactcgccgagtaggatcgcggacttggtcgcgggtccgcgactggactcgacgagtccagatatggactcggcgagtcgacgctgttcagcagaaaccctaaccgttcagtttggatcgtatttaacgccacttaggccgtcattttcagtcttttgatcaattgagaggaaccctaatcgctgtggacgcctagagcaagggagaaagctttggaacttggaagaattggttaggcaagaagaagagggatttggctaaaggaatatcaaggaggattgagtcctgagatttgggggacacagagagtgcgtttccaggtaatactcggatcaaatctgttattttgatgtatttatgaaattagggtttatagaacccatttagtgatttgatgaagtaatgccttgttatcccacgattatagtcttgtattaggacctttagaggtccagaaggtcccatgcatgtgtactttgggacgagacctatctcaggaagcagttactcgtctgcatggcatggactcgccgagttgttcttcagactcggcgagtagcttgaagatttgctgggactcgccgagttgttcatcagactcggcgagtggagtcggggtggccccgcgattcttccacgaggacctcgtcgagtcatgagggatactcgacgagtagaaagggaatattcagaattttgtgaggacgactagactcgccgagtcgccatggtactcgccgagtccagtcgagttgaccgttgaccgttgaccagagttgacctaagtctgacttcttagggatagtcacacttagatgatatgagtgttaatgagttatataatgttataggagggttgtagctcgttggtttgtgcgcgagtgatttcaggagttgctagctttcagcacttacgaggtgagtcttctcactatactgtacccggaagggtttgactgtgtgaccggaaggtcggatatgatatgtgatatgtatgctatatgtggtatgttatatgttatatgtgctatgtattatgggccggaaggcgatatgatgtgtgatggaccggaaggtcggcgtgggtaaggccggaaggtttacccagcagggacggaagtcccctgagacacatggaccggaggatgtgtgatggaccggaaggtcggcgtgggtaaggccggaaggtttacccagcagggacggaagtcccctgagacacatggaccggaaggtcgggcctggaaaggcgtatgtgcgtaagttgtatattggggaactcactaagcatttatgcttacagttgttatgtatgtatgtgtttcaggtactagcgaggaccgtgggaaggcgccggcatgatcgatacacactgaagaatgtttcatgatcttgggagtttgaataattgtattgaccgaatgattaaactgtttatgtcttgttttaatggaaaataattatgtttttaaaatgaaaaaaaatttggttgaaaatttgagttgttacaattggtatcagagccttggtttgagggattcgggtgcaccttcgggggtaactgaactcaaaccgaggatttgaggaaacttttcaaataaaggcataaacttttgtaaatggttttgtggtaagcaagaaagaagcagtgtgtacgatcagtcagcgcccgaacggtaaagatccccaaaataccttacaatattatatgatatgaattgttatgcatgctagaagactaggtattcatgataggactagagtggcctgatttgtgatgccttagtctagggaagttgcctatatgagatgctttgctagtatgcgggtagatagagcgtatcagaagtagagtactcactatctggagtttggggaggaggacttgggatgaacattgatgcggtgtggtcgatagtattgggcccgtactaccgaggacaccgggtcagtgggaggcccaagtaagaatccctggatatctgggactgagtagggttgcgtgtcgagtacgattatactcggtagaatctctgatagttcttttgttgtatttcagagatatcatggttagaccgcggcacggggcaagtTCGAGCGGTATGAGTGACGaagatattcgtcagatgatccacgaggaggtggcggcggcgatccgggctgagatcccggagatgtttgggtctatcaagaccaccctgatggagacgttcgacgagcggtacgccgcattgactgaggctgcaaccgctgcagctaccgcagctgtggccgctgctaggccacaggggggtgattcattgctgttccgagagttcagcaacacgaagccaccagagttcgatgggacgcaggatccgattgctgcgatgaggtggatc of the Lactuca sativa cultivar Salinas chromosome 6, Lsat_Salinas_v11, whole genome shotgun sequence genome contains:
- the LOC111891257 gene encoding uncharacterized protein LOC111891257, encoding MTSQETGGMFTVAQTIGSVLCCKCGIPMAPNAANMCVKCLRSEVDITEGLQKHVIIIHCPECDTYLQPPRTWLKAQLESKELLTFCVKRLKNLNKVLRLIHAEFIWTEPHSKRLKVKLKVQKEVLNGAVLEQSYIVEYVVQDQMCESCSRVQANPDQWVAAVQLRQQVAHRRTFFYLEQLILKHDAAVRAIRIKQMDRGIDFFFSNRSHAVKFVEFVQKVAPIKSRNDKQLVSHDTKSNNYHYKYTFSVEISPICREDLVCLPPKVASTLGNIGPLVLCTKITNSIAFLDPLTLRNCFLDAEQYWRTNFTSLLSSKQLVEYIVLDVELISHEVNVSGSKYVMADVQVARVSDFGKNDTIFFVRTHLGHLLNPGDFALGYDLHAANSNDIEIDKYKGLSIPEVILVKKSYEERRIKKRGKPRAWKLKSLNMEVDNGETRGGRVDLEKMNNEYEQFCRDLEENPELRFNISLYRNEEYQKSEMGSVLDDDENAPSVPLEELLADIKLSDDDYGEDDDDDDDEGMKE